A window of Hordeum vulgare subsp. vulgare chromosome 5H, MorexV3_pseudomolecules_assembly, whole genome shotgun sequence genomic DNA:
CCTCAAACCCTGGCAGGAAAAGAGATACTAGTATAACAATTGCTTGCATCACTTCAATTGTGCACATTGGGAAGACAAGCTTCTCATGCATCTTTCAAGTAACTGAAGGATTGGATTGGAGTTAGGAGTACTATTCAGTCAAGATGGGAATGGGCCGGGTCGGCCTGCTGGGTCACTGACCCGACCCAAAAAGTCAAGGCCAATGGGTGAAGTACGTTGGCCTCAAAACATATACGGGTCCAGTGGAGCCGGCATCGTGCAACCCAATGGGTCACACAGTGACACGGGTCGACCCAGCCAGTCGCCCTAGTCGATCTCTCCAGCCGCCCCCGACCATATCTGCCGCCGCCCTCTGCGAGGCACCGCAGGCCTCCAGGCTCAAGCAGTCTGCTTTATGGATATAATGTAAATTTATGGCGTGTAGCAGCGTATTGGCACAAAAAAAAATCAAGTTCACATATGATCATATTTGTTAATACAAATATTCTTACCATCTTCCATTCTACACACTATGTTCCTAAAGCAAGATGTTTTGGCAGTTCAATTTAGGAACAGAGTTACTAGTATATAGTTATTGCAAGACTTCTGATGTGCACACAAAACTTGTAATCCAGTGCAATGTAAGTTAGTTTACTTATAAAAGCTGTTCGGTTTAACTTTGTATTGCTACAGAGACAGCGAGCATAATGTGCAGGTTGCCAACTGCTCCTACATCTCTAGTAACCAAATACATATAATCATAATACAATGTAAGCAATTTTACTTCAAGATTTGTTTtactgcaaagaaagaacattgaCTGGTGTTTTACTTCAACAGTTCACACACACACGTATAGTTTCTCTATGTCAAGAGCACAGAGATACCAAGTGCTGATGGGTACACGAATTTAACTATTTGCCAGCTGAAAGGAAAATTATCTTGCATATTTTTTGGAAGTGTTTGAAGTTTATAGCAGAAGGCAAACTGTACCGCACCACAATTTATTATCCAGTGGCGTTTTACATGGTTACATTTGTTTGCACCTAGTATTTCGATATTTCCACTTTTCCTTCTATTTCCAGCGGTTATCTCAGTCCCCGATTATAGAAACCAAATTTCAAATAAGCTGAACCTAATTCCCAGTTTAACCAAATGCCCACGGTACTAGGGGGGCACAATGGCATAACAAACCATGTGAAGTCACTATATATTACAGCAataagagcaagtctagtagaaccctcaaaccctcaaaccctcaaatcctcaaatccttaaaAATAATCGCTATTTACAGTTTTCTCaaaaaaacggcgtagactagaacccttaaacccttaaacccgtaaaaaaatttaaAGATCCAACCCGCGAACGACATCGCAGCCTGTAGAAATGAGGGTTGGGGGGGAGAAACTCCCCCCAACCTGCACTCCTCTTCCTCTCCAGCGCGGGAGGCAGTTGGTTCCCCCGCGCGGGAGGAATCCGCCGCcagcgccccggccgccgccccgccgctgcCTGCTGCGTCCGCCGCcagcgccccggccgccgccccgccgctgcCTGCAGCGTCCGCCAgcaccccggccgccgccccgccgctgcCTGCTGCGTCCGCCAGCGCCCCGCCGCTGCCTGCTGCGTCCGCCAGCGCTGCCCCCCTTCCCAAATTCCTGGCCGCCGTGCCCCGTGCTGCTGGCTGCTGCGGTGCGTCGTGGGTCCGTCCGCCCGCTCCAGCTGGCCCCGGTCTCCCCCCGCGGCGGCGACGAGTAGAGCAGCCTACAACGGCCTCCTCCGCTGCGCCCCGGCCCCGTGCTTCTGCTGCCGTGGATCCATCCATCCCGGGGCGAGGCCTCCGTGTTTCCGCCTCAGCTGACCGCCTTGGCTGGTAGTTGTTTTATTGGTGTATGCCTTGTCTGATTGTTGTATGTCTGTCATAACCACGAATTGGAAGTGTTGCAATTTCTTGTTCCTAGACAtacctgagacaaagatgtatggaTTGCCTGATTGTTGGTATGGCTGAGACAGAGATGTCAGGATTGTTGTAATGTGCATTATCTGATTGTTGGTAGTTTGGTATTGGTTGAATTGGTTTATCAATTGTCTGATCGTTGTATCGCTGTGATAACCACGAATTGGCTccgggatgatctagtagagcaccacTGACATTTGGATGGGCGGCGCATTGgcccatgatgtatctttgttttacttttctatgtccaatttgattcgaacaattattgtaatttgctcaaacattgttgtaatgatttgaacgattattgttttatttggtggtgtaataataactagaatgattatcgttttatgtcaaatgtgattgaatttgtgatatgtcatatgatgaaatgtgtgatatatgaaatgacagttttaagggttggggttggggcaaagactagaaccctcaaacccaacccttataacggaaaaaataagggttgggtttgagggttctagtctttgccccctgTTTttgaacccttaaaagtgtcaaaaatgaccaattctcaacccttaaaactggttttagatttaagggtttgagggttctactagagatgctctaagagatGAAGAGAGGAATCATGTAAAGGATGACATTAGGCGTATGGGATAAGGCGCCATCAAACGAAGGCAATCACTCCAAAGTCCAAAGTGCACAAGTACGCAGGAAGATTTGAGAAGATGTCCATAAACATGGAATGATGTACTCAAAAAGCTTAGCCTAGGACTACACTAGCAGGCAATTACAACTGAAACCTACAATGATGAACTAAAACATTAAATCATGACATTTACATTCCAAAATAGAGGCCAGGTTTTGGGTTAATAGTGGTTGCAAAGGTCAAGGAAACCGAACATCTTGAACTACAGAGGTCAAGGAAACTGAGCATCTTGAACTACAAAGGTCAAGGAAACTGAACATCTTGAACTACAAAGGTCAAGGAAACTGAACACGGTCAACATTGGCTGTATTTATCACAGCAAGTGGTCCAGTGACTGGTGTACTAGACTGGCACAAGTTTAAGCCAAACCTCATAGAGaataaagtttttgtttttgaaacAAAGGTCAAGAAAATTGAACATTTAGACTGGCTGCATTTATCAGAAAAAGTGATCTAGTGACTGCTGTACTAAACCAGCACAAATTTAAGTCAAATCTATTATCGAATAGATTTTGTGTTTGCAGTAGTTTGAACAGACAAGCACATGACATAATACTAGCCAAAGCTTACACTAAAATGAGCTACACTGGATATGGAAACACACAAATGACGAAATGGTCGAGCTTACAAAAGCATTAGTCCTCATCGTCTTCATCTGAGCTCCCGACGTCGCTACTGTACTCATCGCTGCTAGAACTGATTTCAAGGTTCACAGCCGCGACCTGTATTGGCTCTTGGGCCCTTGGCACCATTGGTTGCACCCCAACAGGAATTGGTACACTGGGTCGTTGTTCATCAGGCTTGACAGCAGGAATGATGCCACCCAGCTCGATCGGGTCCCCAGGCTTCCATCCAGGTGGTGGCATTGGAAAAGCAGGAAGCAGAGCAGGCAAACCTTTCTGCCACCCTGGTGGCACCGTGATTGGTAGCATAGATGGCCGCGGAGGCTCTTCCTCCGGTAGCTCGAACAGCGGCATGGACTCCATCTCTGCTGTGAGCCCCTCCTTGGTTTCCAGGGGTTTCTTGGGCACCCCAACATCCAAATCAGCAAACTGATACAGCTGCGACATCCGCAGCTCGTTATCCTGTGGCGCAGGCGGCAATGCACCCCTCAGAGGCAGCCCAGCACCATGCTCCGGCGGCGCAAAAGTCGTGTAGCTTATGCGATGCgcataggtcaagatgtcgtccagcTTGAGCTTGGAGTGGAGGGACGCGCCGAAGTCGCCCTGCGACACCGGCTCGGGCTCGTCGACAGCCGCTGCGCCACGCGGGCGCTTGGGATCGCGGCGgtagtcggcgtagtcgtcgacgAGGCGGTCAAGCACGTGGTGGGCCTCACGCAGCTTCTTCGCGAAGGCGAGCAGCGAAGCATCCTTGGCGCGCGCCTCGCGAGCGAGCTTGGCGCGCGCGTCCTGCAGGTCGAGGGTCTCCTGCAGCTCGGCGACGGTCTCGAAGAGCTGCGTCTGGAGGGAGGTGAGCATCGACATCGCCTCCTTGGTGGTGGAGACGGGGGCCGGCAGCGGCGTAGGCGCCGCGGAAGCCGACGACGACGCGAGGAAGTTGGGGAGGGAGCCCCTGTACGACGAGATCCAGGCGGCGCGGTTGGGCGAGAGCTCGAAGAGGTTGGAGGCGAGGGAGGAGATGAGGTGGAGCAGCGACTGCGCGCGCGGGAGCGGCGGCAGGAGCGGGAGCAGCGCCGGCGAGGTGGTTAGGGTTGGGACCGCGGCTCCGGCTCCGGCTGCAGCCGCCGCCGCGCTCGCGGACGGCGGGTTGGCCTGCGGCGGCGACGAGGTGGGGTTTGCGGGAGACTGGTTGGGCGGGAGCGACGGCGACGAGGCTGTCACGCCTAGCCTCGCCGGCGACGGCATGTGCTGCATCAtcgcggcggcgggggcggcggatTGAGGAATCCAATGCGAGGACCAGAAGCTCGTAGACTAGCCGGGCTATTAGGCAGTGGGATCCTGGGCCTGACATGAATCTGGGCTTCATgacttttttttttgagggagATCTGGGCTTGATGACTTTTCTTTGAGAGATCTGGGCTTGATGACTTGCATATAGTTAGGCTTTGCAGCCCAACAAGCCCATCAGATCCGCAATAAAACCTCGCGTTGAAACCCTCGGCGTCCTCACCACCGATCATTTTGGCGGGAGACAGTTCGCCGCCTCCACTTTCCCGCGCAGAGCAAATCAGCAATGGACGGCGGCTCCTCCTTCCAGGCCGTCGCGgccgccgcggccgccgccgACGCGGAGATGGAGGAGTACCTCAACTGGAAGAAGAACACGCCGGTGCTCTACGACCTCGTCATGTCGCACCCGCTCGAGTGGCCCTCGCTCACCGTCCAGTGGTTCCCCTCGGGGTCGCCGGCCGCCGCCCGCTCCCACCGCCTCGTCCTCGGCACCCACGCCTCCGACGACTCCCCCAACCACCTCATGCTCGTCGACGCCGTCCTCCCGCTCCCGCCGCGCCTGGCCGCGGCGGCGGCCGCCGAGGGCCGCGCCGTCCCGGCCCCGTCCGTGTCCATCGGCCGCTCGGCGCCGCATCAGGGCGAGGTTAATCGCGCCCGGTGCATGCCGCAGCAGCCATATACAGTGGCCACCAAGACTTGCGTCGATGAGGTGCACGTGTACCACCTCGGGGACGACGGCGAGAAGCGGGGCGCGGATGTCGTGCTCAGGGGTCATGGCGCGGAGGGGTATGGGCTGGCTTGGAGCGCGAGGAAGGAGGGGTTCCTGCTGAGTGGCTCGTATGATAAGAAGATCTGCCTGTGGGATCTCAAGGCCGGGAATGGAGCCCCGGTTCTGGACGCGCAACAGGTGTTTGCGGTAATGTCCCAACAGATGCTCCTGTGCTGTTTCCTGTTCCCCACATTTATATTGTTTCTCATGTACTATATGATTGTACGTATTATGCATGTTAGGTTCGCAACCTTTGAGTAATACGTAGTATATACTGTGATGTTAGTAGTAGTAGCTACCACTGGAAGCAGAACTGATTAAACACTTCTGTATCATAAGAAGTGCGGATACCCGAAGCAATCGGCTCAAAATCATAACAATGCCAAGAAACCAAGCACAAATTATGCTGCCCTTCGTTTTCCATTACCCGGAGTACATTCAGTTGAAGTCGCTGAATGTGAAAAGATAATATAATGAAATCCAACCGAAAGTCCCTGAAAGGATGAGCACATTCAGTGTCTACAAACCTGATATATTGGAACTTCCCCTGATACACACAATTCTTTCATATCTGGTGGCTAACCAGGCTAGATACATCAATCTTGCACAGGAACGTTttgtattttcttcacttttcagGCGTATTGGCAACACGATTTGTCTGATTTGATTTTCTAAATAGCAATTTGTGTTGCGCAAGAGATGTGCTCCTTCTGTTATTATTCATAATTCATTTGGACACAAAGAAGTGTTGTCTTCTGACATCAGGTTAACCAACCCTTGAGATAACATGAGAACACATAATAGCAATAAAAGCTCTATGGTTCTTCTTAAGCAATTAAAACAAAATATCATCACCTTGGTTGCCAGTTTGCCAGCACAATCCATCACTTCTTTATGGTGCTTTACTTTGAAGATTGGACTTAAAATAAACTTGTTCGCTGGTTGCCGTGGTTTCATACTATGAAAATTAATGTTTAGCCAGTTCTTTTGGGGCTTATGGATATCTGTGGAAATAAGCTGCCCCCTCCTCAACCTACTATTTGACCCTCAATTAGTAGACTTCTAAAATAAAATTTTATGTTCGGCTTCTAGAATAGGCCGGGGAAGGGGCAGTTTATTTCCACAGCCAGCCATAAGCCTGAAAAGAACTGGCCCTCAGCTGGATAGTGAAAACATAGTTTTTATTATTTGGAAAGACTTGCTGAGTTGAGTACCTGCTTTAAAAAATAATAATGCAGAGGCTGGagacctttttccttttttttgcaaGTAGCTGGTGAACATTGCGTCATTTGCCTAGCATGCTAATATTGCTACAGTCGTACTtcattttttctttcaaataaaATGAGCTTCTTGGCCCTAGATCACCCCCAACCACAAGCCTTATAGTTCAGGACCTAGCTTACACAAAAAATACTAGAGAAGCTGACACTAAAATGACAGTTTCAGAAACCATCATTACAAATTACTCAAAGTTAACACTTCAGCCTTCATAAGACCTGTGGATACCCGAAGCACTCAACTCATAACTCATAAGTCAGAACATTGCCAAGAAATCAACCATGAATTATGTCGTCCTTCGTTTTCCATACCCACATCACTATATGTGAAAGGATAATATGATGAAATGCAACTTAATCTCCCCGAATGGATGAGCAAATTTAGTCGAAGTCACCACTTCATTCACTGTTTTGTCTACTGTCTGCAAACCTAATATATTGAAACTTCCCTTGGTATACTTGATTATTCCGTATATGGAGGATAACCAGGCTAGGCACATTAATCTTGCACCAGAAACGTTTTGTATGTCATTTTTCTTCACTTTTCAGGCATATTGAAAATAATGTTTCTCTGATTTTATTTATAAAATAGCAATTTGTGCCGGGCAAGAGTTGTGCTCTTAATGTTATTACTCATCAGGTCACAATTCATTTGGAATCAAAGAAGTGGTCTCTCCTGACTTCAGATTAATAAACCGTCGCGATAACATGAGAACGCATGATCTCAACAAAAGGCTCATAGTTCTTATTAAGCAATAAAAAATAGAATACCATCAGCTTGATTGCCACTACAATTCATTACTTCTGTTGGTGCTTTAGTATGAAGATTGGACTTGAATAAATTTCTTTGCTGTTTGCAGTGATTTCATACTAGGAAAAATACTGTTTTAGCTGGATAGTGCAAACACAATTTTCTATTATTTGAAAAGACTTAATGAGCTGAGTACATGCCTTTTAAAAATTTAATGTAGAGGCTGGagacctttttcttttttttaagcaAGTAAGTGGTGAGTCTTGCATCATTTGGCTCGCATGTTAAAATTGCTATAGTCCCTACTTATTTTcaaataaaatgattttctttgaCCCAGATCAGCCTCCAATTACAAGCCTTACAGTTAAGGACTGAGCTTACAAAAAAACTACTACACCAGCTTAAACTAAAACGACAGGTTCAGAAACCATTATTACAAAGTACTTGCTCATTACAAAGACCAGCATCAGCTGAACACTGAGAAACAGACCAAAGTAACTTAACAATAGCATAGAAGTATGACTGACTTCCATCAGCCATTCTCCAGCCGGAGCATCGTAGTTCCCCATCCTTGTTAGTCATATTATTTTTGACAACGCCTTCTTTTGTCAGTAAAAACATACATCTGTGAAGATGGCCCCAAGTGGAAACGTGACTCGTGTAACTGTTATGCCTGGATCCACATTTTTTGGATATGATGATTGATGATCTTCACGATCACGATTTCTTAAGCTATCCATTACTTCTGTGCTTATGTTGCTTGTTCAAAATCCAAAATCGTAATTACATGGTTCTGTTTTACAGATGTGACATAAGAGTGGTATGTTTATTTTTAGATATGATCTTCACAATCATCAGTATGTAAGCATGGCTTGCAATGTTAAACATCTAGTTAAATTTTATGTTTTTGCAGGCTCATGAggatgttgttgaagatgttgcttGGCACCTTAAGGATGAAAACCTATTTGGATCTGTTGGCGATGACTGCAAGTTCATGATGTGGGACTTGCGTACAAACAAACCAGAACAATCTATAGTTGCGCACCAAAAGGAAGTAAGCATTCTTTAGTTGATAGTTGCTGAGCTAAATGTTTTTTCTGTGTTGAGGGGAACATAGCTGTAGTACTACAGTTTGTTCTATGCTCACTTTTTGGCTGAGCTAAATGTTTTTCTGTGTCTGAGTGGAGTATAGCTGCAGTACTACAGTTTGTTCTAAGCTCAACTTTTACCATACTGGGAAGATCTTTTCTTTGTGCAAGCATCCTTACTGAAAAAGATGGAACCTATTTGGGTCTGTTAGTGATGACTGCAAGCTCATGATGTGGGACTTGCATATGAACAAACAGGAACAATCTGTAGGTGCTCATTAAAAGGAAGTTAGCATGCTTTGAGCAAGAGCTACTGAGCTAAATGTTTTTCTGTGTCGAGGGGAACATAGCTGCACTATACTCATTTTTTTAGTGAGCAAGACCTTTGCTTTATGTACCGGAGTGGTATGTGAAGCTTGTTTTCTGAAGTTGCAATGATATGCTTATTCCTTGTGTCTGGCTTCTTTCAAAAATTTCACCAGCAGATGTTTTTTCTAGTTGGGACACCATCAGTTTCCTTGTGTGACTGTACCTACTGTATTGAAGTTCGCTTGTGTGATTGTTTTATGTTTATGGCTTTGAGTTTGAATATGACAAAACGTTTGGTAATATGTGGCTCTGCATTGTGAATAGAGAATATCAATATTTATGCTGGCACCTACAGTTTGTTTCTGTGAAAAAATATGTTCCTTATATTAGTATGCTCATGATGATGTATATAATGACTTTGTCAGGTTAACTCTTTGTCCTTCAATCCATTTAATGAATGGATCTTGGCTACAGCATCTGGTGATGGGACTATTAAGCTATTTGACTTGAGAAAACTATCAAGAAGCTTGCATGCTTTCCACAACCATGAGTATGTACTATTTTTTTTGTCTTCTTATGTATTTGCTGCAGTCAGTTCTTCTCTTTTCTTATCATGCTGCAACTCTTTGCTTCTTATATTGGTCAGTCTACCTGCTATTCTTCTGCTTTGCATCCTTATGATGCTCTACTCATCTGACTTGTTGTTGTGTTGCGCAATTTGCACGTGCAGGGGCGAGGTTTTCCAGGTCGAGTGGAATCCAAACTTGGAGACTGTATTAGCCTCCCATGCTGCAGACAAAAGGGTGATGATATGGGACGTTAGCAGGTAAGCTTAGTCAAATCTGCTCCCGTATTCTATCTTACATTTTGCAGGTGGCATCTCATTTTTGTTGCTGGCACACTGTTATTTTACTCGTTAACCCTTCCAAGATTGACACAAAGCGCGATAGCTTCTATGACCTTATAAGTAACAAACTTGCAATTTTTTACCCTGTGTAAATAAAAAAGCTAACGCATCTTGGGTCACTGGCTGTAAGATGAACGCCTGGTTGCTCTGTGGACTGCCTTTGAGAGCTTTGTGACTTGACAGATCTGCCATCTTCCGCTTCAGTTGTGGCTGAATTTTGTCATATGCTGCTGTGTCACCTTCAGGATCGGCGAGGAGCAGGCGGACGAGGACGCGGGCGACGGGCCGCCGGAGCTGCTTTTCGTCCACAGCGGGCACACGGCCAAGATCTCTGAGCTGTCGTGGAACCCCAGCGAGAAGTGGGTGGTGGCCAGCGTGGCGGAGGACAACGTGCTGCAGATCTGGGAGGTGGCAGAGAACATATACAGCGACGACAGCAACGGCAACGCCTCGTGCCTGTCCGCATAACAAGACGCCACCAACTTCTTCCTTCCCTGATACGTGGACGATGGGGACATGGATCCTCATAGCCTTTGGGTTGGGTTGGATGCGTCGCGTGCATGCGGGTGACTTGTAGGGAGGGCCTGGCATCGTTTCGTCGCTTAATTAGCAGCTGCTACCGTTGAGTATCTTGGAGAAGTGACCTGGAATATTTTTTGTGTTCATGCTGATGCCGAGGCCTGTTACCtggtgcgtgcgtgcgtgtgtgtgccTGCTGTCAGGCACGAGTTCTCAGTTCTCGTGGTCGTACGGTCCGCCCGGAATTCTTTTAATCTCGTCTGCTGAAAATCTGCTTGTATGGTCACGCACGCAACCAACGCCTTGTCACTCGCTTTCCACGGCGCGATCATTCGCTGCCGGGTGGACGCGACTGGGGCGAGCCGTCCCATCTGTCCGACCTCGCCTGGTAGCGCATGCATGCAGGGAGGGAGGGCGCCACGGcacgccatgtcatgcctgccacTGCCAGTATGCAAGCTCGTTTCCGATCGCCAATCGTTTTACCAAAAGCAGAGCCCCCGCTGCTCTGCCCATGCACGCACGGCATCGACGTGCCTGGCCCTGACGACGTCTTTCACTCCTGCGCTCGTCTGACCTGCCAGCCCTTGCTGCATGCAGCTTGCACTTTGCATAGCTGGCGTCCAACCCAGCCCCGGCCGGTTAGTCAACAGCACATGCGTGTACGTAGAAATATCTGTAGCTTCTGCTCCTTC
This region includes:
- the LOC123400179 gene encoding mediator of RNA polymerase II transcription subunit 4, with amino-acid sequence MMQHMPSPARLGVTASSPSLPPNQSPANPTSSPPQANPPSASAAAAAAGAGAAVPTLTTSPALLPLLPPLPRAQSLLHLISSLASNLFELSPNRAAWISSYRGSLPNFLASSSASAAPTPLPAPVSTTKEAMSMLTSLQTQLFETVAELQETLDLQDARAKLAREARAKDASLLAFAKKLREAHHVLDRLVDDYADYRRDPKRPRGAAAVDEPEPVSQGDFGASLHSKLKLDDILTYAHRISYTTFAPPEHGAGLPLRGALPPAPQDNELRMSQLYQFADLDVGVPKKPLETKEGLTAEMESMPLFELPEEEPPRPSMLPITVPPGWQKGLPALLPAFPMPPPGWKPGDPIELGGIIPAVKPDEQRPSVPIPVGVQPMVPRAQEPIQVAAVNLEISSSSDEYSSDVGSSDEDDED
- the LOC123400180 gene encoding histone-binding protein MSI1 homolog; the protein is MDGGSSFQAVAAAAAAADAEMEEYLNWKKNTPVLYDLVMSHPLEWPSLTVQWFPSGSPAAARSHRLVLGTHASDDSPNHLMLVDAVLPLPPRLAAAAAAEGRAVPAPSVSIGRSAPHQGEVNRARCMPQQPYTVATKTCVDEVHVYHLGDDGEKRGADVVLRGHGAEGYGLAWSARKEGFLLSGSYDKKICLWDLKAGNGAPVLDAQQVFAAHEDVVEDVAWHLKDENLFGSVGDDCKFMMWDLRTNKPEQSIVAHQKEVNSLSFNPFNEWILATASGDGTIKLFDLRKLSRSLHAFHNHEGEVFQVEWNPNLETVLASHAADKRVMIWDVSRIGEEQADEDAGDGPPELLFVHSGHTAKISELSWNPSEKWVVASVAEDNVLQIWEVAENIYSDDSNGNASCLSA